The region GCCGGTAGCTTTGAGGAAGGCTATGAGCTAGACGCACTGGTGCTGAACGACGAGAGCCTTAAGCATCCTCAGCCTCTGAGCTTAAAGGAGCGGCTGGAGCGGTTCATCTACATTTCGGATGAGCGCCATATTGACGCCAAGTATGTGGCGGGCAGCAAGATATTTTAGCTGAAAACTGAATAGGTATAAAAAGGACGGAATGGGGTATCGTTCTTTTATATAGAAACAGCGGAAAACTATAGGCATGAATTCAAGGAGGTATGAAGTATGGAGAACAAATCAAATCAGGGATTCCTGGAAAAGGTATTTCACCTATCGGAAAACCACACAGACGTTAAGACAGAGGTAATTGCCGGCATCACCACGTTCATGACAATGGCCTACATCCTTGCAGTGAATCCGAACATCCTGAGCGTCGCGGGAATGGACAGAGGCGCTGTCTTTACAGCCACTGCCCTTGCATCCCTGGTCGCCACCCTGCTGATGGCTGCATTTGCCAATTATCCTTTTGTGCTGGCGCCCGGCATGGGACTGAATGCTTATTTTGCATATACCGTAGTACTCCAGATGGGTTATACCTGGCAGATGGCTCTGGCAGCCGTATTCGTGGAAGGTCTTATCTTCATCGCACTGTCTCTTACCAATGTGCGTGAAGCTATTTTCAATGCCATTCCCATGAATCTGAAACACGCAGTATCCGCAGGTATCGGACTTTTTATCGCCTTCATTGGTTTGCAGAATGCTAAAATCGTGGTGGAGAGCGCCACACTTGTATCCGTATTTTCATTCAAAGGATCTCTGGAGGCAGGAACATTTAATTCCGTTGGAATCACCGTACTGCTGGCTCTCGTGGGCGTACTTATCACCGGTATCCTGGTTGTTAAGAACATAAAGGGAAATATTCTCTGGGGAATTCTCATCACATGGATTTTAGGTATTATCTGTGAAGTGACCGGACTGTACCAGCCAAATGCAGAGCTGGGAATGTTCAGCGTACTGCCAGATTTCTCCGGTGGCTTTGGTATTCAGAGCATGGCTCCCACCTTCTTTAAGATGGATTTCAGCGGTATCCTGTCCCTGAACTTTGTGACCATTATGTTTGCGTTCCTGTTTGTGGATATGTTCGATACACTGGGAACACTGATTGGCGTGGCATCCAAGGCCGATATGCTGGATAAGGACGGAAAGCTTCCAAAGATTAGAGGCGCCCTTCTGTCTGATGCCATCGGTACCTCTCTGGGCGCTGTATTCGGTACCTCCACCACAACCACATTCGTTGAGAGCGCTTCCGGTGTTGCGGAAGGCGGAAGAACCGGACTCACATCCGTAGTGGCAGCTATTTTCTTCGGTCTGTCCCTGTTCCTGTCACCGGTTTTCTTAGCCATCCCGTCCTTTGCAACGGCCCCGGCGCTGATTATCGTAGGCTTCCTGATGATAAGCTCTGTTTTAAAGATTGATTTCAACGACTTTACAGAGGCAATCCCGAGCTACATCGCCATCATCGCCATGCCTTTCATGT is a window of Enterocloster clostridioformis DNA encoding:
- a CDS encoding NCS2 family permease — translated: MENKSNQGFLEKVFHLSENHTDVKTEVIAGITTFMTMAYILAVNPNILSVAGMDRGAVFTATALASLVATLLMAAFANYPFVLAPGMGLNAYFAYTVVLQMGYTWQMALAAVFVEGLIFIALSLTNVREAIFNAIPMNLKHAVSAGIGLFIAFIGLQNAKIVVESATLVSVFSFKGSLEAGTFNSVGITVLLALVGVLITGILVVKNIKGNILWGILITWILGIICEVTGLYQPNAELGMFSVLPDFSGGFGIQSMAPTFFKMDFSGILSLNFVTIMFAFLFVDMFDTLGTLIGVASKADMLDKDGKLPKIRGALLSDAIGTSLGAVFGTSTTTTFVESASGVAEGGRTGLTSVVAAIFFGLSLFLSPVFLAIPSFATAPALIIVGFLMISSVLKIDFNDFTEAIPSYIAIIAMPFMYSISEGIAMGVISYVVINVATGHAKGKKISLLMYVLAVLFVLKYVLI